gaaaattattaattttaaaatttcataaaacatatagtttcgttaatttttactttatatttttattatgttaaaaatatttctaaaacataaacaagtattattttctagttttacttgtatttaaaaaatggATGAATTATCCGTAAATATCCGTGAATAtttgcaaatataaaaaaattatagatatttagaaaaatagatatctttatttttcgaaaaaacaaattaaaaaatcagatataaataaatcattaaTATTGAAAGTATGCTACTATTGGTGCCCGGACCTATTGAAAATAGTGGGTCCTTGTGTTCTACACACAATTGAGGCAATGAATACTAaataaaaccatttttaaaaataaataatttatggtGGTAAAATTATCGGTTTTAGAATtatctatataatatttttcagtATTGTAACGTCATAATTAATCAGATATtagaaaaacaataataatttatgaGCCTGCTCATTTCAATAATGGTGTAGAaataatataaagtaaaataaatacaaaaacaataataataatgataaacaAATGGTGGGCCGTTCTATATTTCAATCATTGATCACCGCACAGAAAACTCCAAACTTCCAAGCAAACCAGTGGGCTCAAGGTTTCTATACCTTTCtctatctttctcttcttcactcaGATTCTTTCCTATAAGCTTGCCTCTCTCTGTTTATTgttttcatctctctctcaattCTCTTATCATATTCTTGCTTGTATCTCTCTCAACTCTCTTATTTGATTCTTTGATCATGATACTAAGCAAGAGACCTCATCTAATGATCCGAAAACTGTCGGAGATGCTAGTTCCAAGAAGCCGGTCTGCTATTAAACCAGAAGACTATTCGGCGAGTCCGAGAAGTCCGTTAGATTTGAAGTTCCCGTCGCCAGTTAACTCGAACCGTTACGGTTCCGGTGGTGTCGGTTTGGGTATCGTGGCTGCGTTGGAGGAAAGTAACACTGGGATTAACCGGTACGATCCGGTTTGTTTCTCCGGGAGATTCCGATGCCCTGAGATTGATCTGTCGGAAGAGGAATACACTTGCGTGACGAGCCGTGATGGGCCGACCAGAGTGTATTATAACGAAGAAGGGTTTGAATTGGTTGAAAATGGGTCGGAGTTCGATGATCGGAGAAGGCAGAAACCGATGGTTGAACCACCGGTTACTAAGAGACAGATTCGTAGGGAACCGACAGAGTTCCTGAGCTCGTGTTGCTTGTGTAAGAAGAGACTTCAAGGCAAAGACATTTACATGTACAAGTAAGTCCTCTTcgcattattattattatttttaattcagATCAATAATTAATAACGAATCTTTATCAACTAATCTGAATTAAAGAATAGATTTGTTGAGTCGAGACAAATCCAAGATTGTAAATCCCaagatttctaattttattatttttgttgggTTGTGTGCAGAGGAGAGATGGGATTCTGCAGTGCAGAGTGTAGATCAGTGCAGATAATGAACGACGAGCGAAATGAGCAATCTAAACCGCAAGTTCAGAGAAAAGTCGACGTTTTGAGTTCTCCTTATGCCGCCGGCGAACAGGCTtttgttggaactcgtttttgacaAAGGGGTGTGGACCATTTTTCCGATGGGATTTTCGACGGAGACGTCTGTCGGAAAGACCGGAACTTGGGCACGATGTAATCGTCACTGTGAACACTATGAGTTAGTGTATTTGTTGGTCAAAATCAGAGTTGtgttgaatgagaaatggaggtccAAAGTGAGTGTTATGCAAAGTTTATAAAGCTTTAAATTTAgctaagtataaaatatttagcaaATGGATCACTTTGaatatttgggtttgaatttgaaattgattttgttAGTTGGACAATATGTCTATTAActtaatattcaaattttatttgtgataatcttttatgtttttgtttaaaacataaaaatgaaaacccataaaaaaataatttattggcTTTGAATTGATTTGGTCAAGAagcaataattatttttgtcaacATGAATGAGTCAATGGAGAATCAATTTTCATTATGGCTATTCAATATAAACGTTGGTGCCTCCACTAATCTATAACGTGTGCTAATCTCTTTGTATTATAAATAAGAGGTCATTTGTGTAGAGAAAGACACACGTTCACAGAATTCAACAATTCCTcatatcatttttgtttctctttctcttttgatATTTCTTATTAAGTCTGAGAGTATACACAAAACtatttcgccaggcttctgatagagtgacgcaaattcagaagattgtttgcagttgtatcctgggactcattacgttatcgaaccgtcgcactacgggacgtattttgagttaaggaaagagataatatctcgcctctgcagttgtttCATCCTCCTTTTCTTAAATCTTTGGTATAatcttatcaatttttatttacaatattcagttctCCGTAGTtgataaaatacggttctatcagtcttaactcaaaatatccgtttattgctttgcactaaccggactgattattgtaaaagtgttttttttaagaacaggttgatttattttttggtaaaaggcGTTGAAAATTGGATCAGCTCTTTCTCGGTATCAGCgttgaaatttttatatctcTCGCTTACGTTTGTTTTGCAGGATTTGGTGATTAGTTTTAATCGCGTTAAGATCcttttttgatttaattttgtcTCGGCTCTTCTTTGATAGCTTAATTCTTTCGTTTTAATATTGCTATCTGATTCGCTTTAGTCAATATTGGATTGTTGCATCTTTGTCAGTTTTCCTTTGTCGTAAACAGCATCAAAGTTCATTGCTTTATGTTATTTGTTAAAGGTTTGACTTATATTGCATTTGTTTTTTGATTAAtcggattaaaaaaaaaaagaagaaatagtTGGCTTTTTTTGG
The sequence above is drawn from the Raphanus sativus cultivar WK10039 chromosome 7, ASM80110v3, whole genome shotgun sequence genome and encodes:
- the LOC108814819 gene encoding FCS-Like Zinc finger 13: MILSKRPHLMIRKLSEMLVPRSRSAIKPEDYSASPRSPLDLKFPSPVNSNRYGSGGVGLGIVAALEESNTGINRYDPVCFSGRFRCPEIDLSEEEYTCVTSRDGPTRVYYNEEGFELVENGSEFDDRRRQKPMVEPPVTKRQIRREPTEFLSSCCLCKKRLQGKDIYMYKGEMGFCSAECRSVQIMNDERNEQSKPQVQRKVDVLSSPYAAGEQAFVGTRF